A window of the Mesotoga prima MesG1.Ag.4.2 genome harbors these coding sequences:
- a CDS encoding carboxylesterase family protein yields the protein MELHKSTIAYSLKRKLDYLLSLPLQYNEEDTEWPLILFLHGAGERGDNLELLKKHGIPRVVSEMSDFPFITVSPQCPENDWWLNRLQDLRFLLESIIKQYRVDHSAIYLTGLSMGGFGTWHMAVEYPDLFSAIAPICGGGLGILGFPERVIDIKDLPVWAFHGEKDNIVSVEESRILVKTLKEAGGNAMLKIYPDAGHDSWTETYSDPELYEWFMSKRKLG from the coding sequence ATGGAGCTTCATAAATCAACCATCGCTTATTCACTCAAAAGGAAGCTGGACTACCTTCTCTCACTCCCCTTACAATACAACGAAGAAGATACTGAATGGCCGCTTATTCTATTTCTTCATGGAGCGGGTGAGAGGGGAGACAATTTGGAGCTACTGAAGAAGCACGGAATTCCACGAGTGGTTAGCGAAATGAGCGATTTTCCTTTCATAACCGTCTCGCCACAATGTCCGGAAAATGATTGGTGGCTGAACAGACTTCAGGACCTCAGATTTCTCCTAGAATCGATCATTAAGCAGTACAGAGTCGATCACTCAGCAATCTATCTCACAGGCCTTTCTATGGGAGGTTTCGGAACCTGGCATATGGCAGTTGAGTACCCAGATTTATTTTCCGCCATAGCTCCAATTTGTGGCGGAGGATTAGGGATTTTGGGATTCCCGGAAAGAGTGATCGATATCAAGGATTTGCCGGTTTGGGCCTTTCACGGTGAAAAAGACAATATTGTCTCTGTTGAAGAGAGCAGAATTCTTGTGAAAACTTTGAAGGAAGCCGGAGGAAACGCAATGCTAAAGATCTATCCCGATGCAGGCCATGATTCATGGACAGAGACTTACTCGGATCCGGAACTTTATGAATGGTTCATGAGCAAGCGTAAACTAGGTTGA
- the nagA gene encoding N-acetylglucosamine-6-phosphate deacetylase produces MELERILVVDPIDGEYTADVRISGSKIESIKKTGGDFRSIAMPGFVDTHSHGALGINCMTMNHEGLEKWEEFAQSHGVTYLLPTTVSASEEGMKRVADLVSKYISDRSRTVVHGVHFEGPYINPKKKGAQNPEAIRQPTLSEINSVLSDVVMIITMAPEVGGFLEVLPEIIKREITVSIGHTDATYNQIKAAYKLGARRMTHFPNGMNTLHHREIGCVGAGFLLPLNLEMIVDGVHTTPEFVEMVYKIRGSEAIILVTDSLDATGLDNGIYDLGGLRVEVKDNVATLEDGTLAGSTLTMDKAIRNFKRWTGCNFQELAKVSSYNALKNLGISNRGRFKEGMIADIVLLSKELEVEETILAGKSVFISK; encoded by the coding sequence ATGGAACTGGAAAGAATTCTCGTAGTTGATCCAATAGATGGTGAATACACAGCAGATGTAAGGATTTCTGGAAGCAAAATCGAATCAATCAAGAAGACCGGAGGAGATTTCAGATCGATAGCTATGCCCGGCTTCGTTGATACTCATTCGCATGGCGCCCTTGGAATAAATTGCATGACAATGAACCATGAAGGGTTGGAAAAGTGGGAGGAATTTGCTCAATCTCATGGTGTGACTTACCTTCTCCCAACCACAGTATCTGCTAGCGAGGAAGGAATGAAGAGAGTTGCAGATCTTGTATCTAAATACATTTCCGACAGGTCAAGAACGGTGGTTCACGGAGTGCATTTCGAAGGTCCATATATTAACCCCAAGAAGAAAGGTGCTCAAAATCCGGAAGCAATTAGGCAGCCAACACTATCAGAGATAAATTCTGTGCTTTCAGATGTAGTTATGATAATTACGATGGCCCCCGAGGTTGGAGGATTTTTGGAGGTCCTTCCCGAGATAATAAAGCGAGAAATCACTGTCTCGATCGGACATACAGACGCCACTTATAACCAGATCAAGGCTGCTTATAAATTAGGTGCCAGGAGGATGACTCACTTCCCCAACGGTATGAACACCCTTCACCATAGAGAGATTGGTTGTGTTGGAGCGGGATTCCTGCTTCCTTTGAATCTCGAAATGATTGTCGACGGAGTTCATACCACGCCTGAATTCGTAGAAATGGTCTACAAAATCCGTGGAAGCGAAGCGATAATTCTTGTTACCGATTCTCTTGATGCAACGGGTTTGGATAATGGGATTTACGATCTCGGTGGTCTAAGGGTAGAAGTAAAAGACAATGTTGCAACACTTGAAGACGGGACTCTAGCCGGAAGTACTCTGACAATGGACAAAGCAATAAGAAATTTCAAGAGGTGGACTGGCTGCAATTTTCAAGAACTGGCGAAAGTATCTTCCTACAACGCTCTTAAGAATCTTGGCATCTCCAACAGGGGAAGATTCAAAGAGGGCATGATTGCCGATATTGTGTTGCTTAGCAAAGAACTGGAGGTCGAAGAAACGATTCTAGCTGGCAAATCTGTGTTCATTTCCAAGTAG
- a CDS encoding carbohydrate kinase family protein, with the protein MSRIAVVGELLIDLISTNTVKDLGEATSFRRFFAGSPGNLASNLNDLGIESILLSRVGNDPFGRAYLEHLRLKGIDTSFVQQDQEAHTSMVFVSRSQSSPQFSAFRGADCLLEEPYDIDSFMKDIDFIHFTTWPLSCERSREVCCKLVDYALRTGVRITFDPNYRQILWTHNQDGSEFIIGFLENVFLVKPSEDDANEIFGPGEPLDYIRKFHESGAKNVILTLGQKGSMISDGNRVVTLPSCARRVVDTTGAGDAFWSGVLFGLLGGKDIFESAVYGNYCAGFRIEHEGKEVILPSIDALKAIFEAGDYL; encoded by the coding sequence TTGTCTCGAATTGCCGTCGTTGGTGAGCTCCTTATTGATCTGATATCTACCAATACTGTGAAAGATCTAGGCGAAGCGACTTCTTTTCGAAGGTTCTTTGCGGGTTCGCCTGGAAACCTTGCATCGAATCTTAACGACCTGGGTATCGAAAGTATTCTTCTATCAAGAGTTGGAAATGATCCTTTCGGAAGGGCTTACCTTGAGCATCTTCGTCTAAAAGGGATCGATACTTCCTTTGTCCAGCAAGACCAGGAAGCCCATACCTCTATGGTCTTCGTTTCGAGATCTCAGTCATCCCCACAGTTCTCGGCCTTCAGAGGCGCAGATTGCTTACTTGAGGAACCGTATGATATTGATAGCTTCATGAAGGACATAGACTTTATTCACTTCACTACATGGCCGTTATCGTGTGAGAGGTCTCGAGAGGTTTGCTGCAAGCTTGTAGATTATGCACTTCGAACGGGAGTAAGGATCACATTCGATCCCAACTACAGACAAATTCTTTGGACTCACAATCAGGATGGTTCGGAATTCATAATAGGGTTCCTCGAGAATGTCTTTCTTGTCAAACCTTCTGAAGATGATGCTAACGAAATTTTCGGCCCTGGAGAACCTCTTGATTACATCCGCAAATTCCATGAATCTGGAGCGAAAAACGTCATTCTGACTCTGGGGCAAAAAGGATCAATGATATCCGACGGAAACAGGGTAGTAACCTTGCCATCTTGTGCGAGAAGAGTAGTAGATACAACAGGAGCTGGAGATGCATTTTGGTCAGGAGTTTTATTCGGATTGCTCGGTGGAAAGGACATATTTGAATCGGCAGTGTACGGTAACTACTGCGCGGGCTTTCGCATTGAACACGAAGGAAAGGAAGTGATCTTACCTTCTATAGATGCTCTGAAGGCGATTTTCGAGGCAGGTGATTATTTGTGA
- a CDS encoding carbohydrate kinase family protein, which produces MGFEVAVIGAIGIDTNVYLSGSEIDFSVEATFTEVVDCIGQAGGYVCQSLKRLGHEVCFIGYVGSDYFGDHIRETLSAQGIDIAFLGVDPLGTKRSVNIMYKNGERKNFYDGRGAMALKPDAEAIKKYLFGTKLAHVNIVNWSRFLLKPLREAGLVISVDIQDVTDPDDLYREDYVREADVLFFSSTNFRDPTPIISKYLRVRNDRIVICGMGKRGCALGTEHGINFFGPVELDEPVVDTNGAGDSLAAGFLSSYFLEGYTLEESILRGQIAARYCCSKKGVSSDLITKEQLDEAFAGKK; this is translated from the coding sequence ATGGGCTTCGAAGTAGCTGTAATTGGCGCCATCGGGATTGATACAAACGTCTATTTATCGGGCAGCGAGATAGACTTTTCGGTAGAGGCGACATTTACTGAAGTTGTGGATTGCATCGGCCAGGCAGGTGGATATGTCTGTCAGTCTCTGAAAAGGCTTGGCCACGAGGTCTGTTTTATCGGATACGTTGGATCGGACTATTTTGGAGACCACATCCGGGAAACTCTATCAGCACAGGGCATCGACATCGCTTTCCTTGGAGTCGATCCACTGGGAACTAAGAGAAGCGTAAACATTATGTACAAGAACGGTGAGCGAAAGAACTTCTATGACGGTAGAGGAGCAATGGCCTTGAAGCCGGATGCTGAAGCCATAAAGAAATACCTATTTGGAACCAAACTTGCCCACGTCAATATTGTGAACTGGTCCAGATTTCTTCTAAAACCTTTAAGAGAAGCAGGGCTTGTAATTTCTGTAGATATCCAGGATGTAACGGATCCCGATGACCTGTACAGAGAAGACTATGTTAGAGAGGCTGACGTTCTCTTCTTTTCATCAACAAACTTTCGAGATCCCACCCCCATAATATCAAAATACCTGAGGGTTCGAAACGATAGAATTGTGATCTGTGGAATGGGAAAGAGAGGATGTGCATTAGGCACGGAGCACGGAATCAACTTCTTCGGCCCGGTTGAGCTTGATGAACCTGTAGTCGACACAAACGGAGCAGGTGATAGTCTTGCTGCGGGGTTTCTTTCGAGCTACTTCCTTGAAGGATATACTTTAGAGGAATCAATTCTGAGAGGCCAGATAGCTGCCAGGTACTGTTGCTCAAAGAAAGGGGTCTCTTCCGATCTAATAACAAAGGAACAGTTGGATGAAGCTTTTGCAGGAAAGAAATAG
- a CDS encoding M3 family oligoendopeptidase: MEEISLKRLQRRYVGSDIDLSLWENLESELKRLEEYEIVDRDSLENFLLHWSELFMILQEKLAWKYIDMTRFADNEKKRLDYSKFFEDVYSKAEPYRIRLMKKYYDSIHRRELDPFRYENFDAIVSNAVELFNEDNLSLEVQEKKMASEYAATIGSITAEFRGKEYTLSQLSRFQLEPDRLTREEAWRLSMSKLDEVHESLENLFDRLLSVRVPQAANSGFSSYRDYMHQKKNRFVYSVEDVHRFHESVEKVVVPFVSELNEKRRKELGLDRLRPWDISVEPSGRVLKPFETMEEFIQKAIRVLQKVDPEFGVNLLKMKENGLLDLENRKGKAPGGYNYPLDETGAPFIFMNATGTPANVKTILHESGHAMHSFATTDEKLIAYRHATHEAAELASMSMELLTMDYWDEYYSEEEVRIARKEELAGTLSFLPWCMIVDSFQQWIYTNPDHSSSERDEKFSLVFDRFNTGVDWTGLEEEKKIRWLLQPHIFTNPFYYIEYGIAQLGALAVYRNYRQNGSKAIKDYKKFLSMGYSRPLDELFESAGIKFDFSEHYLLELVRFVESELALL; the protein is encoded by the coding sequence ATGGAGGAAATATCTTTAAAAAGGCTCCAAAGAAGATATGTTGGAAGTGATATTGATTTATCGCTTTGGGAGAATCTGGAGAGCGAGCTCAAGAGGCTTGAGGAATACGAAATTGTTGATAGAGATTCGCTAGAGAACTTCCTGCTTCACTGGAGTGAGCTATTCATGATTCTTCAAGAGAAGCTTGCATGGAAGTACATCGACATGACAAGATTTGCTGATAACGAGAAGAAGAGACTTGATTATTCGAAATTCTTTGAAGATGTTTATTCGAAGGCAGAGCCTTACAGAATAAGGCTTATGAAAAAATACTACGATAGCATTCACAGAAGGGAGTTAGATCCTTTCCGATATGAGAACTTCGATGCGATAGTTTCTAATGCGGTTGAGCTTTTCAATGAGGATAATCTCTCTCTGGAGGTTCAGGAGAAGAAAATGGCGTCTGAATATGCGGCGACCATCGGTTCAATAACTGCAGAGTTTCGAGGAAAAGAATACACTCTTTCGCAGCTATCGAGGTTCCAGCTGGAACCGGACCGCTTAACTCGCGAAGAAGCCTGGCGGCTTTCAATGAGCAAACTTGATGAAGTACATGAAAGCCTTGAGAACTTATTTGATAGACTTCTTTCTGTAAGGGTTCCTCAGGCGGCAAATTCTGGATTCAGTAGTTATAGAGACTATATGCATCAGAAGAAGAACAGATTTGTCTATTCAGTCGAGGATGTACACAGATTTCATGAATCTGTAGAAAAAGTTGTAGTCCCTTTTGTTTCGGAGCTAAATGAGAAGAGACGGAAAGAACTCGGGTTGGATAGACTAAGACCCTGGGATATTAGTGTTGAGCCTTCGGGAAGAGTGCTAAAGCCATTTGAAACAATGGAGGAATTCATACAGAAGGCTATCAGAGTACTTCAGAAGGTTGACCCGGAGTTCGGCGTTAATCTCTTAAAGATGAAGGAGAACGGTCTGCTTGATCTCGAAAACAGAAAGGGAAAGGCTCCAGGTGGCTACAACTACCCCTTAGATGAAACCGGCGCTCCTTTCATCTTTATGAACGCCACGGGAACTCCCGCAAATGTCAAAACCATACTTCATGAATCGGGACATGCGATGCACTCTTTTGCAACGACAGATGAGAAACTGATAGCTTATAGACACGCAACCCACGAAGCTGCCGAACTGGCTTCCATGTCTATGGAACTTTTGACGATGGATTACTGGGATGAATACTACTCAGAAGAGGAGGTAAGGATTGCAAGAAAAGAGGAACTGGCCGGAACTTTGAGTTTTCTGCCATGGTGTATGATTGTGGATTCTTTCCAGCAGTGGATCTACACAAACCCCGATCATTCTTCCTCGGAAAGAGATGAGAAATTCTCTTTGGTTTTTGATCGATTTAACACTGGAGTCGACTGGACAGGACTCGAAGAAGAGAAGAAGATTCGCTGGCTTCTTCAGCCACATATTTTTACGAATCCCTTCTACTATATAGAATACGGAATTGCTCAACTTGGGGCTCTCGCTGTTTACAGAAACTATAGGCAAAATGGCTCTAAGGCCATAAAGGATTACAAGAAGTTCCTTTCAATGGGTTATTCAAGGCCGCTAGACGAATTGTTTGAAAGCGCAGGTATAAAATTCGATTTTTCGGAGCATTACCTGCTTGAACTCGTCCGATTTGTTGAAAGCGAGCTAGCTTTGCTTTGA
- a CDS encoding class I SAM-dependent methyltransferase, giving the protein MDIKCIIKERQGALAEWLNVLNECIICGSETREIYNRTLKVKYHHCGNCEFISKDPADWISEEEELKIYNRHNNSIEDPRYVAFFKDFIDSAVVPFLSKGRRGFDFGSGPSPVLATILERDYGFKMDIYDLYFSPNEVFKGKKYNLITSTEVFEHLAEPVKYFRMLSGYLEDDGLLSVMTLFHPQDHQQFLDWYYMRDMSHISFYTVRTMQVISDLVGLELLFTDRKRYTSFKLRKK; this is encoded by the coding sequence ATGGACATCAAATGTATAATCAAGGAAAGACAGGGGGCACTTGCGGAATGGTTAAACGTGCTAAATGAATGCATAATTTGTGGTTCTGAAACGCGAGAGATCTATAATCGCACATTAAAGGTGAAATATCACCACTGCGGAAACTGTGAGTTCATCTCGAAGGATCCGGCCGATTGGATTTCAGAAGAAGAAGAGCTGAAGATCTATAATAGGCACAATAATAGCATCGAGGACCCGCGATACGTTGCGTTTTTCAAAGATTTCATCGATTCTGCAGTTGTGCCTTTCCTCTCAAAAGGAAGAAGAGGATTTGATTTTGGAAGTGGTCCATCGCCTGTGCTTGCAACTATACTTGAAAGGGATTACGGCTTCAAAATGGACATCTATGATCTTTACTTCTCGCCAAATGAGGTCTTTAAGGGGAAAAAATACAATCTAATCACCTCAACTGAGGTTTTCGAACACCTTGCGGAACCCGTAAAGTATTTTAGAATGCTTTCGGGCTATCTTGAGGATGATGGATTGCTTTCAGTCATGACTCTTTTTCATCCACAAGATCATCAGCAGTTTCTTGACTGGTACTACATGAGAGATATGAGTCATATATCCTTTTATACTGTCAGAACAATGCAAGTAATTTCCGATCTTGTCGGACTTGAGTTGTTATTCACTGATAGAAAGAGATACACTTCTTTCAAATTGAGAAAGAAGTGA
- a CDS encoding glycosyltransferase gives MRVAFINPQGNFDREDSYWTTHPDFGGQLVYVKEVASAMSEMGIRCDIITRRIIDERWPEFADEFDYYPGKENLRIVRIPFGPDGFLRKEDLWPYLGEFSIRIIEFYRAERTMPNFLTTHYGDGGLTGAMLFKETGIPYSFTAHSLGAQKLDKLLQTGENRMKIEEEFKFSYRIAAERISMKYSAVNFVSTSMERFQQYSHPLYREFSDVGNDSKYSIVPPGVNTDIFTANPSELDEAIEDRYKEAVERFSNASRFRLPMIVVSSRFEGKKNHIGIVRAFANDRELHESSNLVIVTRGIKNPYEEFDSLEEPDRSVLKEIIDHIRRNGIEYGVIFLNIENQHELSALYRISTKRKSIFALTSLYEPFGLAPIEAMACGLPVVATSNGGPAESLREDNIEYGVLVDPLETNDIVRGLKKALFSSPSFWEELSSRGVDRVTEKYTWRSSAENYLNVIKEKIKGEYPEPEIPECLYSGDGLPFIE, from the coding sequence GTGAGAGTTGCGTTTATAAACCCGCAGGGAAACTTCGACAGGGAAGACAGCTACTGGACGACTCATCCGGATTTTGGGGGCCAATTGGTCTATGTTAAAGAGGTCGCTTCGGCTATGTCGGAAATGGGAATCAGGTGTGACATAATCACCAGAAGAATAATCGATGAGAGATGGCCCGAATTCGCCGATGAATTCGACTACTATCCAGGAAAAGAGAATCTCAGAATCGTTCGGATTCCCTTCGGCCCCGACGGATTTCTAAGAAAAGAGGACTTATGGCCCTACCTAGGTGAGTTCTCAATAAGAATAATAGAGTTCTATCGGGCAGAGCGCACGATGCCGAATTTTCTTACAACACATTACGGAGATGGAGGTCTTACAGGCGCTATGTTATTCAAAGAAACGGGGATTCCTTACTCGTTCACCGCTCACTCCTTAGGGGCTCAGAAACTAGACAAGCTACTTCAGACGGGAGAAAACCGCATGAAAATCGAAGAGGAGTTCAAGTTCTCCTATCGAATTGCGGCAGAGCGTATCTCTATGAAGTACTCTGCAGTGAATTTTGTTTCAACTTCGATGGAAAGATTTCAGCAGTATAGCCATCCCCTTTACCGTGAGTTTTCTGACGTCGGAAACGATTCAAAATACTCTATCGTGCCTCCCGGTGTCAATACGGATATATTCACTGCAAATCCATCGGAATTGGACGAAGCAATAGAAGATAGATACAAAGAGGCTGTTGAAAGATTTTCAAATGCATCGAGGTTTCGACTTCCGATGATCGTTGTCTCAAGCAGATTCGAAGGAAAGAAGAACCACATTGGAATAGTCAGAGCCTTTGCAAATGATCGTGAACTCCATGAGTCAAGCAATCTTGTAATCGTCACGAGAGGGATTAAAAATCCATACGAAGAATTCGACTCTCTTGAGGAACCTGATCGTTCAGTTCTGAAGGAAATCATCGACCATATCCGCAGAAATGGAATTGAATACGGAGTGATTTTCCTTAACATTGAGAATCAGCACGAACTATCCGCCCTATATAGAATCTCTACAAAGAGGAAATCGATTTTCGCTTTGACATCTCTGTATGAACCGTTCGGCCTTGCACCGATTGAAGCTATGGCCTGCGGGCTGCCAGTAGTAGCAACCTCAAATGGTGGACCGGCAGAGAGTTTAAGAGAAGACAACATTGAATATGGAGTGCTAGTAGATCCTCTTGAAACAAATGATATTGTTCGCGGATTGAAAAAGGCTCTCTTCAGCAGTCCCTCTTTTTGGGAAGAATTAAGTTCAAGAGGAGTCGATCGGGTAACCGAAAAATATACATGGCGATCAAGCGCTGAAAACTATCTCAACGTGATCAAAGAAAAAATCAAGGGGGAATATCCCGAGCCGGAGATTCCAGAATGTCTTTACTCGGGTGATGGTCTTCCGTTTATTGAGTAG
- a CDS encoding MalY/PatB family protein, whose amino-acid sequence MKYDFDRVIERRGTNCIKWDHADLFFGRNDLLPMWVADMDFESPPEVVEAIVSRAKHGIYGYTARSKAYYESIVNWLYRRHGWKIKEEWIAHAPGVVAAVHIAIMALSHPGDRVVVQTPVYYPFFKAINETGRQMILNPLKESDGRYSMDFEDLERKVDSRTKIIILCSPHNPVGRVWRRDELSRLGEICLNRNIKIISDEIHSDLVFGNNKHIPTAMISDEVSSITLTCVAPSKTFNLAGLSSAAVISSSSELLGEYSSMMSTVGAGMSNVFGTVALETAYNNGERWLEQLLEYINGNFVYMRDFLKTNFPELRVADLEGTYLAWIDFRNTGMSVEELRSFLYEKAKVGFEDGSIFGEEGEGFMRVNLACPRAIVEEAMKRLITARKSE is encoded by the coding sequence GTGAAATACGACTTTGACAGAGTTATCGAGAGAAGAGGAACAAATTGCATTAAGTGGGATCACGCAGATCTCTTTTTTGGAAGGAATGATCTGCTTCCGATGTGGGTAGCCGATATGGATTTTGAGTCGCCCCCTGAAGTTGTCGAGGCAATAGTCTCAAGAGCAAAGCATGGAATCTACGGATATACCGCAAGATCAAAAGCTTACTACGAGTCTATCGTGAATTGGCTTTATAGAAGACATGGCTGGAAGATAAAGGAAGAGTGGATCGCACACGCTCCTGGAGTTGTCGCGGCAGTTCACATTGCCATTATGGCGCTTTCTCATCCTGGAGACAGGGTGGTTGTGCAGACACCGGTGTATTATCCTTTCTTCAAAGCAATCAATGAAACGGGTCGACAAATGATTCTGAACCCTTTGAAGGAATCAGACGGAAGGTACTCAATGGATTTCGAAGACCTTGAAAGAAAAGTTGATTCAAGAACGAAGATTATCATTCTCTGCAGTCCCCACAATCCAGTCGGAAGGGTTTGGAGAAGAGATGAGCTCTCAAGGCTGGGAGAGATCTGTTTGAACAGAAACATCAAGATAATCTCTGACGAGATCCATTCGGATCTGGTTTTTGGCAATAACAAGCATATACCTACAGCAATGATTTCTGACGAGGTTTCTTCCATAACACTGACATGCGTTGCGCCAAGTAAGACTTTCAATCTCGCGGGCCTCTCTTCAGCAGCGGTAATTTCGTCATCCAGTGAACTTCTAGGAGAATACTCGAGTATGATGAGCACAGTTGGAGCCGGTATGTCTAACGTTTTTGGCACAGTCGCTCTTGAAACGGCTTATAACAATGGGGAACGTTGGCTCGAACAACTACTCGAATACATTAATGGGAACTTCGTGTATATGAGAGATTTCTTGAAAACCAATTTCCCGGAGCTGAGAGTTGCTGATCTCGAGGGAACCTATCTTGCATGGATCGATTTTAGAAATACAGGTATGAGTGTTGAAGAGCTCAGGAGCTTTCTGTACGAAAAGGCAAAGGTTGGCTTTGAAGACGGCTCGATATTCGGTGAAGAAGGCGAAGGGTTCATGAGGGTGAATCTTGCCTGCCCAAGGGCCATAGTTGAAGAGGCAATGAAGAGATTAATTACAGCCAGGAAATCCGAGTGA
- a CDS encoding WD40 domain-containing protein: MRKIVFVIVLMMVPFVVLGQVEELKAKIAENPLDVESLKALLEIYYENYELENYGTTLKEVIMAVDEIPEAMYPLIEEGIEKLLENAYSDYAEEISEILFDLRPDKNSMLLYLKSLNSGWAMSEEAIRQSVNRLSEDQIEIYEFLHAESVDLYPVDLHLLVSRILVEDFGETDYLIPYIVGLIDDYDFSTARSLLSENSEFLSSSPMYYYLNGILDLEIGYYDDAVEWFLQGKSRDDGTEIYEALSLIEYIYIPEYVTDLFTAIVLANDEASLISNIQEFVLNYEELSWIFSWISRVPEPMKLAEILSDEETAVSYNTVNLDFEKINIGFYDAYASLRGTVSSAIYGQFLDARTYVYISEKMDGVIVEGEREARFDGCDVYSLSPNRDRLLIMDTWGESISMVDSSMDIIWTLSEEYSMVPVAWSPDGSKVVVSTGGDYFSVIDVESGQVIESIESFYDLVFLSLDETYAVDYDGEIVNLTKESLIDTDAPAFWAAYGNNNKIIYFEYPDEYSDFSYDSLHVYDLSTGEDTVIAYNVMFMDAPVPSVKIEGDFVYFTEKDALGMHRVIVMDYITNEVLFESLPSEDIIIFPDVRPE, from the coding sequence ATGAGAAAAATCGTCTTTGTTATAGTTCTGATGATGGTACCGTTCGTTGTATTGGGACAGGTTGAAGAACTCAAGGCCAAGATAGCCGAAAATCCTTTGGATGTTGAGAGTCTCAAAGCATTGCTGGAAATCTATTATGAGAATTACGAACTTGAAAATTATGGAACGACACTTAAAGAAGTAATAATGGCTGTTGATGAGATTCCCGAAGCAATGTATCCGTTGATTGAAGAAGGAATTGAGAAGTTGCTTGAAAATGCTTATTCAGATTACGCCGAAGAAATATCCGAGATCCTTTTTGATCTTCGGCCAGACAAGAACTCTATGCTACTCTATCTTAAGTCCCTGAATAGCGGCTGGGCCATGTCGGAGGAGGCTATCCGACAGTCTGTAAACAGACTTAGCGAAGATCAGATCGAGATTTACGAGTTTCTCCATGCGGAGTCTGTCGACCTTTATCCAGTCGATCTTCATCTGCTTGTATCGAGAATCCTTGTAGAGGATTTTGGAGAGACTGACTATTTGATTCCTTATATTGTGGGGTTGATAGACGATTACGACTTTTCAACCGCTAGAAGTCTGCTAAGTGAGAATTCAGAATTTCTTAGCTCTTCACCGATGTACTACTATCTAAATGGAATCCTTGATCTGGAGATAGGCTATTATGATGATGCAGTAGAATGGTTTCTGCAGGGCAAGTCGAGAGACGACGGTACTGAAATTTACGAGGCGCTGTCCTTGATCGAGTATATATATATCCCTGAATATGTAACCGATTTGTTCACCGCGATTGTCCTGGCCAACGACGAAGCATCGCTGATTTCGAATATTCAGGAGTTTGTTCTCAACTACGAGGAGTTGTCCTGGATCTTTTCGTGGATTTCAAGAGTTCCTGAACCTATGAAGCTGGCAGAGATTCTCTCAGATGAGGAGACTGCCGTATCGTACAACACGGTGAACCTCGATTTCGAGAAGATCAACATTGGTTTCTATGATGCTTACGCATCGCTTCGGGGAACAGTTTCAAGTGCTATTTATGGACAGTTTCTAGATGCGAGAACTTATGTCTACATATCTGAAAAGATGGATGGAGTCATAGTTGAAGGAGAAAGAGAGGCCAGATTTGATGGATGTGATGTTTATTCTCTTTCCCCCAACAGAGATCGATTATTGATCATGGATACATGGGGAGAGTCAATCTCAATGGTAGATAGCAGCATGGACATTATATGGACATTGTCTGAAGAATACAGTATGGTACCTGTTGCGTGGTCACCGGATGGATCCAAGGTAGTTGTATCGACTGGCGGAGATTACTTCTCAGTGATCGATGTCGAATCGGGTCAGGTCATCGAGTCAATCGAGAGTTTCTATGATCTGGTCTTCTTGTCTTTGGATGAAACTTACGCGGTAGACTACGATGGAGAAATTGTCAATCTTACAAAAGAATCCCTTATTGATACAGATGCTCCAGCCTTCTGGGCTGCCTACGGCAATAATAACAAGATAATCTATTTCGAGTACCCCGACGAATACTCGGATTTCTCTTATGATTCTCTCCACGTATATGACTTGAGCACTGGGGAAGACACCGTGATAGCTTATAACGTTATGTTCATGGATGCGCCGGTGCCTTCTGTGAAGATAGAGGGAGATTTCGTCTATTTCACAGAAAAGGATGCTCTGGGAATGCACAGGGTAATTGTTATGGATTACATCACGAATGAGGTGCTATTTGAGAGTCTACCCAGTGAAGACATAATAATCTTCCCTGACGTTAGACCTGAATGA
- a CDS encoding 2-oxoacid:acceptor oxidoreductase family protein — MRRFDVCIIKVGGQCIGLLNEILLGTVDHSGQWAIGTDTHGLAQRGGTVLSQLRIGNNVHSVLIKKHPAQMVITFERHEALRGMVN; from the coding sequence ATGAGGAGGTTTGACGTTTGTATAATTAAAGTTGGTGGACAGTGCATAGGACTGCTCAACGAAATTCTTCTTGGGACCGTCGACCACTCCGGTCAGTGGGCTATCGGAACCGATACCCATGGACTGGCTCAGAGAGGGGGTACGGTTTTATCTCAGCTAAGAATTGGTAATAATGTTCATTCGGTATTGATCAAGAAGCACCCTGCTCAAATGGTGATAACCTTTGAGCGTCATGAAGCATTGAGAGGGATGGTGAACTAA